A single region of the Gasterosteus aculeatus chromosome 1, fGasAcu3.hap1.1, whole genome shotgun sequence genome encodes:
- the LOC120826291 gene encoding uncharacterized protein LOC120826291: MFWFDQTSSVLLLLHLSAAHAIFLDGEAANQVLTRWRRANSFLEELKQGNLERECMEEACNHEEAREIFEDEAKTKEFWNKYFDGDACESTPCANQGVCTDAIGTYTCYCQAGYQGFNCEIVIPELCENKNGGCEHFCKVERGNIHCSCADGYYLGSDDKSCDSNEPFRCGTVVTKSTRTVFRYVRQNTTNGNGTVSKANGLKDTGSNVTTTAASLPNDYVLPDGAIFEDMVVPDMADMTRIVNGENCPPGQCPWQALLLDEENVGFCGGTILTNYIILTAAHCMNKSRYIYVKLGEFDVLVDDGNEATHTVETLITHSMYRKDTYNNDIALIKLATPIKFSRFILPACLPDPVFAEKVLMRQEDGMVSGFGRLGERQETSTILQRLTMPYVDRNTCLQSTQLRISPRMFCAGYDTIAKDACQGDSGGPHVTRYSDTYFVTGIVSWGEGCAKKGKYGVYTQVSKYISWIRQGIDGLMQKGRRGVRARRHQGAIERLVLYRQAVGVMAVGIMSTSLPSLYLLACFLQVLIQGQVFRAPQDHQVFLRSRRANMYLVEEILQGNLERECHEERCSFEEAREYFENTEKTIAFWTVYYDGDQCDPPPCLHGGNCTDKVGGFNCSCPPPHYGPACELGAPGDGGQPASAPQVTAAELLECPTEGPTACHQLCSPSSRSFSCSCLPGFKLQSDGRRCRPEAAFPCGRLPGGLDATLMACRHGNCPWQVTLLSSRGAELCDGVVLGRRSVLTAASCLQTDPNSALRPSDFSVVAGDSEEKTPVHAVYVHDRFRTDHHDNDLALLELARPLSFGPALIQLCLPEKDFSENVLMHSGRTGLATKRGVRIQELVYMTLDECRTQMNVSYPLSNKMFCMRNPNGPLGNRDGRLGKKNRPLGNQNKSLENQIKSVRNQNGTSKTQKGSRRCGGPMPGTPVATVDRGTAFLTGLMMSSGCDGLVFTKLSRYLSWIRPRLDATEGHMTSQVSQHPFYK; the protein is encoded by the exons ATGTTTTGGTTTGACCAAacgtcctccgtcctcctgctgctccacctgagCGCCGCTCACGCCA TATTTTTGGACGGCGAGGCGGCCAACCAAGTTCTGACCCGATGGAGACGTGCCAACAGCTTCCTAGAGGAACTGAAACAAGGCAACCTGGAGAGGGAGTGCATGGAAGAGGCCTGCAACCACGAGGAGGCGCGAGAGATCTTCGAAGACGAAGCTAAAACT aagGAATTCTGGAACAAATATTTTG ACGGCGACGCATGCGAGTCGACGCCCTGCGCCAATCAGGGAGTTTGCACCGACGCAATCGGCACCTACACCTGCTACTGCCAGGCCGGCTACCAGGGCTTCAACTGTGAAATTG TTATTCCGGAGCTCTGTGAGAATAAGAACGGCGGCTGTGAACATTTCTGTAAGGTGGAGCGAGGGAACATTCACTGCTCGTGTGCCGACGGATATTACCTGGGGTCAGACGACAAGTCCTGCGACTCCAACG AACCCTTCAGATGCGGCACCGTTGTCACCAAAAGCACCCGGACTGTTTTCAGGTACGTGCGTCAGAACACAACCAACGGCAACGGCACCGTATCGAAGGCCAACGGGTTGAAGGACACTGGGTCAAACGTCACCACGACAGCAGCCTCGCTTCCCAATGACTACGTGTTGCCGGATGGTGCGATTTTTGAGGACATGGTGGTCCCTGATATGGCGGATATGACCCGCATTGTCAACGGAGAGAACTGTCCCCCGGGACAATGTCCATGGCAG GCGCTCCTCCTGGACGAGGAGAACGTAGGGTTCTGCGGTGGAACCATCCTCACTAATTACATCATCCTAACCGCCGCCCACTGCATGAACAAATCCCGCTACATCTACGTCAAGCTTG GTGAGTTTGACGTGCTGGTGGATGACGGTAACGAAGCCACCCACACCGTGGAGACCCTCATCACCCACTCCATGTACCGGAAGGACACTTACAACAACGACATTGCGCTCATCAAGCTGGCCACGCCCATCAAGTTCTCCAGGTTCATCTTGCCGGCCTGCTTGCCTGATCCGGTCTTTGCTGAAAAG GTGCTGATGCGCCAGGAGGACGGCATGGTCAGCGGGTTTGGCCGACTCGGCGAACGCCAGGAGACCTCCACTATCCTGCAGCGCCTCACCATGCCCTACGTGGACCGCAACACCTGCTTGCAGTCCACCCAGTTGCGCATCTCTCCCCGCATGTTCTGCGCCGGTTACGACACCATAGCCAAGGACGCCTGCCAGGGCGACAGCGGCGGGCCGCACGTCACACGCTACTCTGACACCTACTTTGTCACCGGCATCGTTAGCTGGGGCGAAGGATGCGCAAAGAAAGGCAAGTACGGCGTCTACACGCAGGTCTCCAAGTACATCAGTTGGATCCGGCAGGGCATCGACGGGCTGATgcagaaggggaggagaggcgtCCGGGCCAGGAGGCACCAGGGCGCCATCGAGAGGCTGGTCCTGTA cagacaggcagtcGGTGTCATGGCGGTCGGCATCATGTCGACATCTCTTCCGTCTCTATATCTCCTCGCCTGCTTCCTTCAGGTTCTCATCCAGGGACAAG TGTTCCGCGCCCCTCAGGACCACCAGGTGTTCCTGAGGTCCAGGAGAGCCAACATGTACCTGGTGGAGGAGATCCTTCAGGGGAACCTGGAGCGCGAGTGTCACGAGGAGCGTTGCAGCTTTGAGGAGGCGCGCGAGTACTTTGAGAACACGGAGAAGACG ATCGCCTTCTGGACCGTTTACTACG ATGGGGAtcagtgtgacccccccccctgtctgcaCGGAGGGAACTGCACCGATAAAGTGGGGGGGTTCAActgctcctgcccccccccccactacggACCGGCCTGTGAACTGGGAGCTCCGGGGGACGGAGGTCAGCCGGCCTCCGCGCCACAGGTCACTGCGGCAG AGCTCCTCGAGTGTCCGACTGAGGGGCCGACGGCTTGTCACCAGCTGTGCTCGCCGTCCTCCCGCTCCTTTTCCTGCTCCTGTCTGCCGGGATTCAAACTACAGAGCGACGGGCGGAGATGCCGGCCTGAAG CGGCGTTCCCCTGCGGGAGACTCCCCGGTGGCCTCGACGCCACCCTGATGGCGTGTCGCCACGGCAACTGTCCCTGGCAG GTCACCCTGCTGAGCAGCAGAGGGGCGGAGCTTTGTGACGGTGTGGTGCTGGGACGCCGATCCGTGCTGACCGCCGCCAGCTGCCTCCAGACGGACCCCAACTCGGCCCTCCGACCTTCTGACTTCTCTGTGGTCGCCG GCGACAGCGAGGAGAAGACGCCCGTCCACGCGGTGTACGTCCACGACCGATTCCGTACTgatcaccatgacaacgacCTAGCCCTCCTCGAGCTGGCCCGCCCCCTGTCCTTTGGCCCTGCCCTCATCCAGCTATGCCTGCCTGAAAAGGACTTCAGCGAAAATGTCTTGATGCATTCTGGGAGGACAGGGCTCGCCACGAAGAGGGGAGTGCGGATCCAGGAACTGGTCTACATGACGCTGGACGAGTGTCGCACACAGATGAACGTCTCGTACCCACTCAGCAACAAAATGTTCTGCATGAGGAACCCGAATGGACCTCTGGGGAACCGGGATGGACGTTTAGGGAAGAAGAACAGACCCTTAGGGAACCAGAATAAGTCTTTAGAGAACCAGATCAAATCCGTAAGGAACCAAAATGGGACGTCAAAGACTCAGAAAGGCTCCCGGCGATGCGGGGGCCCAATGCCGGGGACGCCGGTTGCCACGGTGGATCGGGGGACGGCGTTCCTGACGggcctgatgatgtcatcggggtGCGACGGCCTGGTGTTCACCAAATTGTCGCGCTACCTGAGCTGGATTCGACCCCGGCTGGATGCAACAGAGGGTCACATGACCTCGCAGGTCAGCCAACACCCATTTTACAAATGA